From Pan paniscus chromosome 9, NHGRI_mPanPan1-v2.0_pri, whole genome shotgun sequence, the proteins below share one genomic window:
- the LOC100994024 gene encoding olfactory receptor 4B1: MASTSNVTELIFTGLFQDPAVQSVCFVVFLSVYLATVVGNGLIVLMVSISKSLDSPMFFFLSYLSLVEISYSSTVAPKFIIDLLAKIKTISLEGCLTQIFFFHFFGVAEILLIVVMAYDCYVAICKPLHYMNIISRQLCHLLVAGSWLGGFCHSIIQILVIIQLPFCGPNVIDHYFCDLQPLFKLACTDTFMEGVIVLANSGLFSVFSFLILVSSYIVILVNLRNHSAEGRHKALSTCASHITVVILFFGPAIFLYMRPSSTFTEDKLVAVFYTVITPMLNPIIYTLRNAEVKITIRRLWSKKENPGRE; the protein is encoded by the coding sequence ATGGCCAGTACAAGTAATGTGACTGAGTTGATTTTCACTGGCCTTTTCCAGGATCCAGCGGTGCAGAGTGTATGCTTTGTGGTGTTTCTCTCCGTGTACCTTGCCACGGTGGTGGGCAATGGCCTCATCGTTCTGATGGTCAGTATCAGCAAGAGTCTGGATTCCCCCATGTTCTTCTTCCTTAGCTACCTGTCCTTGGTGGAGATCAGTTATTCCTCCACTGTCGCCCCTAAATTCATCATAGACTTACTTGCCAAGATTAAAACCATCTCTCTGGAAGGCTGTCTGACTCAGATATTCTTCTTCCACTTCTTTGGGGTTGCTGAGATCCTTTTGATTGTGGTTATGGCCTATGATTGCTACGTGGCCATTTGCAAGCCTCTTCATTATATGAACATTATCAGTCGTCAACTGTGTCACCTTCTGGTGGCTGGTTCCTGGCTGGGGGGCTTTTGTCACTCCATAATTCAGATTCTCGTTATCATCCAATTGCCCTTCTGTGGTCCCAATGTAATTGACCACTATTTCTGTGACCTCCAGCCTTTATTCAAGCTTGCCTGCACTGACACCTTCATGGAGGGGGTTATTGTGTTGGCCAACAGTGGATTATTCTCTGTCTTCTCCTTCCTCATCTTGGTGTCCTCTTATATTGTCATTCTGGTCAACTTGAGGAACCATTCTGCAGAGGGGAGGCACAAAGCCCTCTCCACCTGTGCTTCTCACATCACAGTGGTCATCTTGTTTTTTGGACCTGCTATCTTCCTCTACATGCGACCTTCTTCCACTTTCACTGAAGATAAACTTGTGGCTGTATTCTACACGGTCATCACCCCCATGCTGAACCCCATCATTTACACACTCAGGAATGCAGAGGTGAAAATCACCATAAGAAGATTGTGGAGCAAAAAGGAGAATCCAGGGAGGGAGTGA